From a single Eleginops maclovinus isolate JMC-PN-2008 ecotype Puerto Natales chromosome 18, JC_Emac_rtc_rv5, whole genome shotgun sequence genomic region:
- the rbm7 gene encoding RNA-binding protein 7: MGIEEEADRTLFIRNLDSRVTEELLFELFVQAGPLIKTKIPKDADGKQKTFGFAVYKHEVSVPYAMQLLDGTSIHGRTIHVQFRSGSSHSNSPGNSQNTSPANTPNPHGQRTPTHFSTPPQMQRSNSSPDNLQKHVMMNNMMWLHMQQIEQLNSGFSKPLQRQPPAGGNSGGGGSRHHDNNPYRQPSQMHSGGRNQRYADDATTGRHQQQGYNRDGHQQHDRSGNRHHDSRGGNRHHDDKGGNRGHQDNRWRRY; this comes from the exons ATGGGGATTGAGGAGGAAGCGGACCGGACGCTCTTCATAAGAAATTTGGATTCAAGAGTGACGGAGGAGCTCTTGTTCGAGCTGTTTGTACAG GCCGGACCTCTGATCAAAACTAAAATTCCCAAAGACGCGGATGGGAAACAGAAAACCTTTGGTTTTGCCGTTTACAAACATGAAGTGTCCGTGCCATATGCCATGCAGCTACTGGATGGGACATCGATTCACGGGAGAACCATTCACGTGCAGTTCAGATCAG GGAGCAGTCATAGCAACAGTCCAGGGAACTCACAGAATACAAGTCCGGCAAATACCCCAAATCCGCACGGACAGAG GACCCCGACCCACTTCAGTACTCCACCCCAAATGCAGAGGTCCAATTCATCTCCCGACAATCTGCAGAAGCATGTCATG ATGAACAACATGATGTGGCTCCATATGCAGCAGATTGAACAGTTAAATAGCGGTTTCTCCAAGCCTCTGCAGAGGCAGCCGCCTGCAGGTGGGAACTCGGGTGGAGGCGGCTCAAGGCATCACGACAACAACCCCTACCGCCAGCCCTCCCAGATGCACAGCGGTGGCAGAAACCAGCGCTACGCAGACGACGCAACTACCGGACGTCACCAGCAACAAGGCTACAACCGAGACGGCCATCAACAACACGACAGGAGCGGCAACCGTCACCATGACAGCAGAGGTGGCAACAGACACCATGACGATAAGGGCGGGAACCGTGGCCACCAAGATAACAGATGGCGACGGTACTGA
- the barx2 gene encoding homeobox protein BarH-like 2 → MHCQAELRLSSPGQLKAARRRYKTFMIDEILSKETCDYFEKLSLYSVCPSLIVRPKPLHSCSGSSSLRAYPLLSVITRQPPNLPLHLPQPPSPGGIPSHLLSPQHPRGSEHSPSQTPLSISSESDTEHSTPRLKKPRRSRTIFTELQLMGLEKKFQKQKYLSTPDRLDLAQSLGLTQLQVKTWYQNRRMKWKKMVLKGGHEAPTKPKGRPKKNSIPTTEEIEAEERRVKVEEEDKIRWVTKDAVLGQGGEVSPSEPQHLSSETRNPSAAMEGSERELPLLMQSESHAAS, encoded by the exons ATGCACTGTCAAGCCGAGCTGAGGCTCTCCTCCCCCGGCCAGCTGAAGGCTGCCAGGCGGCGCTACAAGACGTTCATGATCGACGAGATCCTCTCCAAGGAGACTTGTGATTATTTCGAGAAACTTTCTCTCTACTCCGTGTGCCCGTCGCTCATTGTACGGCCGAAGCCTCTTCATTCATGCTCAG GGTCCTCCTCACTACGTGCCTACCCTCTCCTCTCGGTGATCACGCGGCAGCCCCCCAACCTGCCCCTCCACCTCCCTCAGCCACCGTCTCCGGGCGGGATCCCATCGCACCTGCTCTCCCCGCAGCACCCACGAGGCTCCGAGCACTCCCCCAGCCAGACGCCCCTCAGCATCAGCAGCGAGTCGGACACGGAGCACAGCACGCCCCGCCTGAAGAAGCCACGACGCAGCCGCACCATCttcacagagctgcagctgatgGGGCTGGAGAAGAAGTTCCAGAAGCAGAAGTACCTGTCCACACCTGACAG GTTAGATCTGGCCCAGTCACTCGGGCTCACACAGCTCCAGGTGAAGACATGGTACCAGAACAGGCGTATGAAGTGGAAGAAAATG GTGCTCAAAGGAGGTCACGAGGCCCCGACTAAGCCCAAGGGAAGACCTAAGAAGAACTCCATTCCCACCACGGAGGAAATAGAGGCTGAAGAGCGAAGAGTtaaggtggaggaggaggataagaTAAGGTGGGTGACAAAGGATGCAGTGCTGGGTCAAGGAGGAGAAGTGTCTCCGAGCGAACCTCAACATCTCAGTTCAGAAACTCGCAACCCGTCCGCGGCGATGGAGGGATCTGAGCGGGAGCTGCCACTCCTGATGCAGTCAGAGAGTCACGCAGCCAGCTAA